The following nucleotide sequence is from Flavobacteriales bacterium.
CAGAACCGGTAGAGACGCGATGCATCGCGTCTTTATTGGTAACGGTATAGGCATTGGGCTTGGGGGGTGGTTGTTTGTTTTTCACGGAATGAACTGTTCGTCAATTCGCGTGATTGTTCCGTTTGATACATGAAGAAACAAAAGGGTTTCTGCATGGATATAACTTTCAATTCGGTTCACGTCAAGCGGCTTTGATTCAGGTAATCTTTGTGTGCCATTGTCGTCTATTATGTACTCAACGGATAAGTTTGACCCTAATATGAACGTCCTGAGTTTTGGATTCACATTTGATATGTAGTAACCATCAGTAATATTCGTTATCGTGTCATTGCCGTCTATAAAATAGGCTTGGTCTCGCCTTTCAGCCTCCATAGCTTCTTGACCAGATAAATAGTCAACATAATCGGCTTGGATATAAATATCCGAACCTACCAGTTCAAAGCTTTTTATATACGCGTATCTATTTTCGGTAATCGTGTCGATTGGCAATGGTTCATTCTGCTGTTTTAAAACTTCATCTTCACTATCGAGTTTTCCGGAATTGGATTCCGATTCTCGGCAAGCCATCAAGAAAACAATGGTAACCGTCATGTAATAAATTGCCAGTAAATGTCTCATTTCAATTACCCCAACCCTTTCCGCTAAAGATAATGCGTTTGAAGCTGCCGACCGTTACAAACTCTCCCCGTCACTTCTCCCTTCGCTCGAAGCGCCACCCCTCTCTTCGCGAAGAGAGGGGAAAGACTCCGATCAGGAGTCAGGGGTGAGTTGCAAGCACCGACAGCATAGAACCTGTAGAGACGCGATTCATCGCGACTTTATGGTGGATGGTGGGCGGGTAGCCATGCATGGTGGCTGCAGAAACCGCTTGAGCATCGGGGCAAGGACGAAGTGCTTGCCGCCCAGTTCCGTTCTTCAATTTCTCTATCGCCTCCTTCTCATAGGTGGTGTAATTGAATCTGTCTTTCTCTATTTCTTCCATTTTTCTGTGTCTATCTGGTTATCAAGTCTATCTATCTGAGAACTGACACAGTTTATTGAACAGACTCTGGTTCCGAACCTTCCTCAAATAAAGCAGGGTGCTGTCAGGAAACCGATTCCCGAATGGTCTTCAGTTCGGTGGCGGTGGAGGCCAAGGTGAGGATGCCCCCCACCACAAGGGTAAGGATGGCGGCCACTTGCCACGACTGCGAACGCAGGAAGTAGGCGCTGACGGCCACCAACAGGGAGGCGCCCGCCAGCATGGCAAAGCTGCCCGTCAGTTTCATGCGGAAGGTGCGGATGCCCACGGCCAACTGCAATAGGAATCCGATGGTCTGGGTGGTAAGGCAGGTGATGGCCGCCCCGTAAGCCCCATATTTCGGAATGAAGATGAGGTTGAACACCACACTTACAACCACCGTTACCAACGCAATGGTGTTGAGGTGTCTGAGGCTGCCATTGGCCGTAAGGAGCGTGCCCACCACATATACCCCCGCCATGGGAATGAGCGAGAACATGAGCGTGGCCAGCACGGTGGCAGCCTCCTCGGCATGTTCGTGGTACATCAGCCCCATCAGTTCGCGCCCATGGAACAGGCAGATGATGCCCAAGGTGAACGCGGGAATGAGGATGAGTTTCATGGAAACGCGTACCAGCGGCACCACGTCCTCTTTCAGCTTGATCATGCGCGAGAACATGGGCAGCAGCAGCCCCGCAAACAGGTAGGCCATCATGTTGCTGGCATCCAGCAGGCGGAAGGCCTGCGCGTAGATTCCCGACTGCGTTTTGCCATCGGGCAACAGGCGTTCTATCAGCACCGAATCGATGCGACCGTAAATGCTCATCAGCAGAATGAGCAATGCGAACGGCAGACTCTGCTTGAGGATGACCCGCAGGATGGAAAGGTTCCACCCGAAGGAAAAACCGTTTCCGTATTTGAGAATGACACCAAGCGCAGCCAGCGCGGTAATGGCGTACGAGGCGGTTTGCAGGTACACGAACCACTCTATCTGAAAGGGCTGCGTGCGGTTGCCGGCCCACAGTATCCATCCGCAGGAGACGATCATCAGCAGGCGGTCGAGGATGGAGATGGTGCTATCGATCTTGAACAGGTGCAAGCCCGAAATATTGGACCGCAGGAACAGGATGAACGAGAGCAGGAACTGGTTGAAGCAGAGCAGCCCCAGCATTTGCAGTTGCGCTTCGGAGTAGTGGAGAAACCAGGCAGCCAGCAGGCAGATGATGAAGTATGCGATGGCCAACAGCAGTCGCAGCGCCACAATGCGTGGGAAGTATTTGCCCAGCAAATGCTGATGCTGCGAAATGTTGCGGTTGTTGAAGTTGCTGATGCCCAGATCGAGCAGAATATTGAGGATGAGGGCGAAATTGAACAGCGCGAAGTACGAACCGTAGGCTTCGGCACCCACTTCGTTCTGCACCACACGGTCAATGCCGAAGATCCAGAACGGTTTCACCAGCAGGTTGAGAAACAGTAGGAACGCGAGGTTGGATAGGAATTTCCGCTGCATGGCCGTTGGCAAATGTAATACACCAAGACGGTGAAAGCCGATGTCTATTGTTTCCTGCCGGATGTAATCATCTGGAAAGCCGAGACGCTTCGTTCCTCAGCGAAACAGATAGAGGTTGCGACATTTTCCGCTTGTTTCCCTGACGAAGGAAGAGCCTTTTTGTCCTGCCCTGTTCGGTCAAGGTTTCTTGGGAGTGCACACATATTGCCAAGCAGGGGGTGAGTTGAAAGTGACAGACCACGGCAGTAGAGCTTTTATTACATTGCTGCCGTGCGAATTGCGGTCAATACACGGCTATTGCTGAAGGGAAAACTGGAGGGTCTGGGACGGTTTACGGCCGAAACCCTCCGCCACATGACCGCAGCGCATCCCGAGCACGAGTTCTTCTTCATATTCGATAGGGCGTATGACGAGGAGTTCGTATTCTCCAAGAACGTGACACCCGTGGTGGTGGCGCCACCCGCGCGCCATCCCGTTCTCTGGCACGTGTGGTTCGAGCTCTCCCTGCCCAAGGTGCTCAAAAGATTAAAACCCGACCTGTTCCTTTCGCCCGATGGGTTTCTCTCCCTGCGGTCGGATGTGGTGAGCCTGCCCGTCATCCACGACCTCAATTTCGTGCACAACCCGCAGGACCTTGCCCGATCGCATGCGTGGTTCTACAACCGTTATTTCTGGCAGTATGCGCAGAAGGCCAAGCGCATCGCCACGGTTTCGGAGTTCTCCAAGCACGATATTGCCAAGCAGTACAATATTCCGTTGGAGAAGATAGATGTGGTTTACAACGGGGTTTCGGAACGGTTCAGTCCCATCAACGAGGAACAGAAACGTGCCGTGAGGAACACGTGGACAGCAGGAACGCCTTATTTCATCTACGTGGGTTCCATCCACCAGCGCAAGAACATCGAGCGCATGTTGGCCGCCTACGACCAATTCAGAAAGGAGCAGGAAACACCGTTCAAGTTCGTATTGGTGGGCAACCGCAAGTGGTGGACCGATTCCATGCAGCATGCGCTGGACGCGATGGAGCATAAGGACGAGGTGATATTCGCGGGCCGCGTGTCCGATGAAGACCTCAACGGATTGCTGTCGGCAGCCGTGGCCAATGTGTATGTGAGCACCTTCGAAGGGTTCGGCATTCCGATCATCGAGGCGTTTCAGGCCGAAGTACCCGTGATCACTGCCAACACCACCAGCATGCCCGAGATAGCGGGCGATGCCGCCTTGGTGGTCGATCCGTATGATGTGGCGGCCATCACCAATGCCATGCTGGAAGTTTCCAATTCAGAAGCGTTGCGAAAACAGCTGATAGCAAGCGGGAAGGAACGCGCCAAGCTCTTCACGTGGCAGCGCACGGCCAATTTGCTTTGGGAAAGTATTGAGGCGACCGTGGCCAGCTGATCTGTCATGCTGTCCGCTTGAGGTGGATCAGCATTTGAACCCAAATAGACCCTGAAACAAGTTCAGGGTGACGGTGATAAAGACGCGAGCATCAGAACAGGCCGAGCCCACCCATCATACCTCCGGCCATGCCGCGCATCTCGCTTTCGAAAACACCTTCGGCATTCGCCAGCGCCTGATTGGTGGCCATCAGTACAAGTTCCGCAATTTCCTCGTTGTCGGCATTCTCGTAGATCTCCTTCGGAATGATCACTTCCTTGATCTTGCGGTTACCGCTCGAGATCACGGTCACGCCTTGGCATTCGCCTTTCACCGAAATGTTGTCCATGCGCTCTTTGGCAGCATCCATCTGCTCCTTCATCTGCTGGAGCTGTTTCATTTTATCAAACATGGGAAACTATTCCTTGTCGGGGTCGGATTTGACCTTCGAGTTCTTGGTTAAGAGTTTGATCCTGTGGTCAATGAGGCGGCTCATATCATCTTCCTGATCGGCAATGGAAGGGTAGATGCTGGTAGAGATGATCTCTGGACAGAGTTCCTTGATGGAACGGTTGAGGTCTTCAACCTCTTCCATGATCTCTTTGAGAAGGCTTTCCTTTTCCACGGACCCAAAAGTATCTGTGCCACAGGTGGATGCCAAGGAAAAACGGGAAAAGATCTCAACGATCGATCAACCGATTCTTCACTCATCTGCCCATGGCATGCCACGCATAAAGCGGTCTTTCCATGGGTAGAGTGGTTGGCCGTTGTCATCGGTCAGGTCGCGCACGTCCGCTATCCATTTGGCTGGGCTGCCGAACAATTGCGAGGAGTCGTCAAAACTCTCCAGCACCAGCGAATGCGCCCCGATGAGGCAGTTCTCACCGATGGTCACATTTCCCACAATGGATGATTGAATACCCACTTGCGTGTAGCTGTGGATGGTCGGTCCTTTCACCATTTCGGTTGGTGGATGGGTGTCGTTGGCAAGCACCACGTTCGGGTAGATGAACACGAAATCGCGCAGCGTGGAATACTGGCACAGATGAACATTGCTGTGCAGGTGGCAATGGTTGCCCATTTCCAAGAAGCCCTGAAGGTCAGAACCCGTTCCAATACGGCAATGGTTGCCGATCACCGATGCTTCGCGAATGGTGACGCGATGGCCCGTTTCGAAATCTGAGCCGATGCTCACACCTGCGTAAATGATGCTGTGGCTGCGGATCAACGAATCGGGGCCGATCTCGGTGGTCGGGTTCTCGTATTCCTCCGTTCGGTAGTAGTCCGATGTCGGTTCTCCTATTACGCAGTTGTTGGCAATGGTGGTGTTGTCGCCTATCACCACATGGTCGTAAATGACGGTATCATCTCCGATGCGGACATTCTTGCCCAATTTCGCCAGCGGACTTATCCGCACGTTGATGCCGTTGAACTTCAATGGATGCGTTTATAGGTCTTCTTCAGTCTCGTCCTTAAAGGCACTCGACCTCTTTCTGTCCTTGATCTCAAACGCCTGTCCTTCCCAATAGCAGGTGTAGCAGCGGTACCGCTTCACAGGCAGAATACCGAATGTGAGGGTTTTCAACAGGCGGTCGCCAGCTGTGCGCTGCGCCCGTTTCAGTTCACCCGAACAGTTCGGGCATTTCTTGATCTTGTAATAGTTGGAAAATCGCAGAAGGAAAATGAAGATGATGTAGATGACGAAAATGATGGCAAACCAACGCAGCAGAAGCAGGGCAAAGGCCACATAATCTATCTCATCGGGTCTCATAATGGCTGGCTAAGTTAGAATCTCTGAGGGTTTCAACTTCATCCGATTCCAATGCTTCCTGTAAATCCTCATATTTGACGTGAAATCTACCGCAATGAAGAAGCTATCCTATCTCATTCTTAGCGCAGCACTTGTTGCTGGATGCAAGCAAGCGCCAAAGCAGGAACAACCGCAGGAAGAGAAACCCACCACTCCAGACTATTCGAACGTGTACACCGAATTCACACTTACCACCGATGTTTCGCAGCTTACCGAAGATGAGAAGGCGGTGATCCCGATCCTGATCGAGGCTGCCAAGATCATGGACGGCCTTTTCTGGCAGGAAGCCTACGGAGACAAGGATGCACTGCTTTCGAGTATTGCCGATGCGCAACTTCGTAGCTATGCCGAGATCAACTACGGTCCGTGGGACCGATTGGATGGCGACAAACCTTTCATTGACGGGGTGGGCGAGAAGCCGCTCGGTTCGGGATTCTACCCGACCGATATGACCAAAGAGGAGTTTGAGTCGTGGGACAACGCTGACAAGACCTCGCTTTACACCTTCGTGAAGCGCGATGCGGAAGGAAAACTCCAGACCGAATGGTACCATGAGCGTTTTGCCGAGCAGGTGAACCGCGCAGCCGATCTGCTCGATAGCGCAGCCACCATCACCAAAGAGAAAGAATTCAGGAAATATCTGACCGAGCGTGCCAAGGCGTTGCGTTCGGATGAATACTACACCAGCGACATTGCATGGATGGATATGACGCAGAACGGATTGGATTGCATCATCGGACCCATTGAAAATTACGAGGACAAGCTTTACAACTACAAGGCTGCGCACGAGGCGTATGTGCTTGTAAAGGACAAGGAATGGACGAAGCGATTGGCGAAATACGCTGCATTGCTGCCCAAATTGCAGGAAGGGCTTCCCGTGCCATTGGAATACAAGACCGAGAAACCAGGCCGCGATTCGCAGCTGGGTGCGTATGACGTGGTCTATTATGCGGGCGATTGCAACGCAGGGAGTAAGACCATAGCCGTGAATCTTCCGAACGATGAGAACGTGCAATTGGAGAAGGGAACGCGCAGGTTGCAACTGAAGAATGCCATGCGCGCCAAGTACGATAAGATCCTGGTGGACATTGCCAAGGAGTTGATCGTGGAAGACCAGTTGAAGCACATCACGTTCGAAGCGTTCTTCGGAAATACCATGTTCCACGAAGTGGCGCACGGACTGGGCATCAAGAACACGCTCAGCGGTAAGGGAACGGTTCGGGAAGCACTACAGGAAGAGTTCTCAGCCTTGGAAGAAGGCAAGGCCGATATTCTGGGGCTCTACATGGTAACGGAGCTTTACGAGATGGGCGAGATCACCGAAGGAACCGTGATGGACAATTACGTGACCTTCCTCGCAGGCATTTTCCGAAGCGTGCGTTTCGGGGCCAGCAGCGCGCATGGACGGGCAAATATGGTCCGGTTCAACTACTTTAAGGAGCATGGTGCGTTTACGAAGGAACACGGTAAGTACCGCGTCAATTTCGAACGCATGCAGGAGGCCATGAACTCGCTGAGCGAACTCATCCTGAAGCTTCAGGGAGATGGCGACAAGGAAGGTGTCATCAATCTGATGGATGTGATGGGCAACGTTCCGCAAGACCTGCAGGCCGACCTCGACCGACTGAAGGAAGCGAACATCCCGGTAGATGTGGTGTTCAATCAGGGAACACAGGTCCTCGGACTTTAGTCCATCATTTCTAATTCATAATTCATCATTACTAATTGAATGATCACCGTTATATCACCCGCCAAAAAACTCGACTACGCATCTGAAACCTGTACCGAAGAATTCACCATTCCCGAAGGATTGGACCGCTCGGCACAGCTTATCAATAAGCTCCAAAAGACATCGAAGAAGCAGATAGGGGAGTTGATGGACCTGAGTACCAATCTGGTGAATCTGAACGCGGAACGCTATGCCAATTGGACGCCCGATTTCACGGAAGGGGAGACGCGTCAGGCCATCCTTGCTTTCAAAGGCGATGTGTATCAGGGAATGAAGAATGAAGAACTCACGCCTACCGATCTGAAATACGCGCAGGACCATCTGCGTATTCTCAGCGGGCTACACGGGCTGCTGCGCCCGTTGGATCTGATAAAACCTTACCGTTTGGAGATGGGAACGAAGCTTTCCGTTCGTGGCAAGAAAGACCTCTATGGGTTTTGGGGAGATGAGATCACAAACCGCTTGAACGCGGCCTTGGAAGCCTCAGGGAACGACACGCTTTGCAACCTCGCCAGTGGCGAATATTTCAAGGCAGTGAATACCAAGAAGCTGAAAGGCAAGGTCATTACACCTGTGTTCAAAGACCTGAAGAACGGGCAATTGAAGGTGATCTTCCTCTACGCCAAGCAGGCGCGCGGCATGATGACGGGCTACATTCTCCGCAACCGCATCAACAAGGCTGAAGACCTGAAGAACTTCTCAGATGGTGGTTACTGTTTTGACGAGAACCTTTCGGACGGAGAGACGTGGGTGTTTACGAGGTAATTAGGGGCGAAGTAAGTTCATTGGTAATTTTCAGTTAAAAAAAGACCGTCAAACCAAAGTTTGACGGTCTTCAAATTCGAAACAAGGGTTACTTCGAGTGGGCACTTAGGAATTGGTCCACGGCTTCGCTCCACCTGTTCAGGTATTTCGCACGTTTTTCATTTAATGCCTGATTGTCCTCATTGTACGACTTTATGGCTGCATTGAACTCTTCCGCAGCTTTGTTGTACTTATCAATATCGGCTTTTGTACGTTCCGACTCACGCATCCCTTCAATAGCGGCTCGCAGCTTATCAAACTCATCACGTTTCAAATGAAAGTCTGCCACTTTTGGAAAGTCTTTCTCAGCCTCGGTCTGATAAAAATCCAGAATATGTTTGACGGCCACCTTTAAAGACGCATCGCCCTTGTAGATGTCCAGTCCATCAATTTTCGCCAGACCTTCTTCCGCATCTACCTTTAAACCATTGACGGTTTGTTGAAAACTACCCATGTCTTCCCGCTGCTGCGCATCCAGCACATAGGCCTCTTGCTTGTAGGGTTTGAAAAAGATGAGATAAACTGCATTGTAGTATTTCAATGCTTCGCTTGCGCTTTTTATCTTTTTGGTCAGTTCATCATCTTCAGATTCCAAAAGGGTGATGTTGTGGGCTCCGGCAAAAACGTTTTGCGCAGCGTTCAACTTGTCCGAGGCTTCATCTAACTTGTCGTTAGCAAGTTCTTTGGCCATCATGTAAGCTTCCATTGCGTCATATGATTGTTCTGCAATGGCTTCCATGTCAACAATTTTGGCGTAATCTTCTTTCAGGACAGTTGTGGTCAGCTGCATATAGTCGCTTGCGGCATCTTTGAGTGATGCATCTCCCTCAAAGGCAGATATCTTTTTTAGGTCTTTGCTCACAGTTTCAAGTTGTTCTATCAGCTTTTTACGGGTCTTTTCAACTTTCCGTGCGCTTTTTCCTTGGGTTACAGATTTCAAGTATTGCCACAATTCCTTCTTGAAAGAGCCGAATGGTGTGGTTATTTGGGTCATATGTTCTACGGCTGAGCCTGAAGATTGGGCAACCGCAACCTCGGTTGAAACCAAGGATAAGACAAGCATGATGCTCAGTAGTCGAGATGTTTTCATTTACAATTATTTAGTTGATGATAGATTAATGATGTCTGTAATGATGTTGTAAGCTTCGGATATGTAAATATCTTCTGATATCCACTGACGAATCTCTTCGTCCATCTTTTGGGAAAGGCTTTCGGTTTCCAGTTTTAGGTCTCGATATGATGGAATGACCACATCGTACCTATCACTCGCTTTGAATTCTGTGTCTGCAGTTGCCTGACCACGCTTCTTCAATTTTTCAAAATAGTATCGAAAACCATCTACATCCAAAGGAATTGTGTTGAGGGAATCTTTCTTCTGTTCCGAATTCACGATGGCGATGAACGCTGAATCGGTTGATACACGTTCGTCACTGAGTTTTTGGAGTTCTACAACGGAAGCGGAGGTTTTCCATGGTGTGTAATACGTTTTTTTGTCTACTGTACCTGCTGGAAGACATGAAGGGTAGAAGCGTTCTCCTATCTCTTTGTCGCTGTATGCGCTCGGTAGGGCTATATCGGGAATAACCCCAACTTGCTGAATACTTTCGCCTGTTATGCGATAAAACTGCCCAATGGTGAGTTTTACGAATTCCCCTCCTTTTTCGGTCGCCTTAAGTGGAACCACCTGCTGAATGGTCGATTTGCCAAATGTTTTGGACCCAACTATTACCCCACGCTTATGATCCTGAATACAGGCAGAGAAAAGTTCAGAGGCAGATGCGCTAAATTCATTTACCAGTACCAGGAGCGGACCGGTATAGGCCATTCCCCTGCTCATATCCTTCATGGTCTCTGGCTCCAAATTCTTGTATTTGGCAACGGACAGGGCACCGAAATCAATGAAAATTCCAGCTAAGCGCAGAGCTTCAAGCATTGACCCGCCTCCATTGTCTCGCAGATCCAAGATGAGGCCATCGATTTTCTCCTTTTCCAATCGTATGAGTTCCTTTCCGATATCGTTGGCACAGCCGTTTGGCAGCCAACCTGCGCCATCTTTGCCTTCGTAGAACGTAGGTAGGTACATATACCCGATTCTTCGTTTCCCGCTGAGAATATGACTTTGAATGGAATTCTTGAAAAGGGTTACCAATTCCTTTTTAAGTGTAACGGTCCGGTATTCTCCCCCTACTTTTTTAATTCTGAAAGTTGCGCTTGTCAGATCTGCTTGGAGCAAGTAGCCGGTAGCTTCCTCTAAGCTGATGCAATTGAGGTCCAGTGGTTTTCTTCCATTACCTTGAACGCTAAGAATGATGTCTCCTTCATTCAGTTCGTTCGAATTCCATGCAGGGCCACCCGGCAAAATCGTTATGATCTCTATCTCACCATCCTTATTTTTTTCAGCCTCAAATCCGAAAGAAGGAGCTTCTTTGGAAATGAGTGTTTGGAACTTGGCCTCATCGTTGGAATTGAAATAATTGGTGTGCGGGTCAAAGGCACTTGAAATGGATTGCAAATAAGAGTCAAATACGTAATCCTCCATGCTGGCACCAGCCTCATGAATTGTTTTAAAATGACATTGCTCCCGTTGAATAATCTGTTGTGCTACATGCTCCAATGAGTCTGTTGATAACGCATCAAGACCTCTTTCTGCCCCGTTCATGTAAGCAACTTCCCACAGTATTTGCAGTTTTATCCATTGTATCCATTTTCGTTTGCGTTCATTTTCTGTAACGGGTCTGTGTTTATCGGATAGTTGTAAGGAGTCTTTCTCAATCAAATTGATGGGAGTTGACTCAAGACCTGCAATCAAGGTCTCCGTTTCATTGAGTTTATTAACATAAAGCGCTTGAAGCTGCTCAATGAAAACGGTTGAATGTCCATCGAGGTCATCATCGATCTTATTTCGGAAGGCTTGAAGTTTCTCCACATCCTCTTTACTGAATATGAGCGACTGTGGGTCAAGAGTTTCCATCAGGTCATCGAAAACAAGTGCTGAAAATGCATCATTGACCGGCCGAGGCGAGAAATGGAATTCAGAAATGGTGTTGAGCAATCGGTCAGTACGTTCAACCTGAGACTGGCCCTTGCTTTTTGAAATGGTGGTTACAACTATGAGAAGCAGAGCTGGAGGGAAAAACAGTAAACGGTTGCTACAGTGCCGTCTACAAAACCCAAAAGATACCATACAGCTCCAAAAGCGAGTGGAAGATTCTCTCAAAACAGCTTTTAAATAAAGGCGATTGAATGATCGCCCGAAAGGTACTGTTATATTTTGTACCTCAAATCAAACATTGCGCTCAATGTATCGGATAATGCTACCAGCGATGTTCTTTCCGGTGGCGTTCTCTATGCCTTCGAGGCCAGGTGAAGAGTTCACTTCCATGATCATCGGTCCTGATTTCGATTGAAGCATGTCCACGCCTGCCACGCCAAGCCCCATCACGCGGGCGGCTTTCAGCGCAGTATTCTCCTCATCATCTGTCAGTTCGTAGACGGAGGCGGTTCCACCACGGTGCAGGTTCGAACGGAATTCGCCTTCCTTGCCCTGTCGTTTCATGGCACCTACGACCACACCATCAACCACGAATGCACGGATATCAGCGCCTCCGGCCTCCTTCACAAACTGTTGCACGATAACGCGCGCCTGCAGTCCATTGAATGCTTCCAGGACCGATTCGGCCGCACTCTGCGTTTCGGCCAATACCACACCAACGCCTTGCGTGCCTTCCAGCAATTTGATGACGCAGGGCGCACCACCTACTTGGTTGATCACCTCAGAAACGTTCTTGGAGTAATTGGTAAAGGCTGTTTTGGGAAGACCCAATCCGGCACGCGAAAGGATCTGTAGACTGCGCAACTTATCGCGCGAGCGAACCAAAGCCTGCGATTCAACAGCTGAGAACACCTTCATCATCTCAAACTGTCGCACCACGGCTGTTCCGTAAAATGTGATGGACGCACCGATACGAGGAATGACAGCGTCAATTCCGGTCAATTCTTCGCCCTGATATATGATGTGCGGGCGTTTCTTCTCGATGATGATGTCGCACTTGGCGTGATCCACCACCAGCATTTCATGTCCGCGTTTTCCACCTGCTTCCACCAATCGTTTGGTAGAGTAGAGCTTTGGGTTTCGCGACAGGACAGCAATTTTCATCTAAATGGATTTCAAGGGGGCAACGTTAATTAAAATATGTTTCGATTCGATATTTCATAACTTGTTGATTCACAATAATTAAGCGAAAGATAACATTCTTGGTACAGAGTGTGTGGTCACGTAGCAGACCAACGGACCAAGTGGTATGTCAACGGATGGTCATCACACTACTGATCGATCATTACATTTGATCATCCAACTGTAACCCCATTCATTGCAATGAAAAAGAACATTTACCTTCTCTTCATCCTTTTTACCGGATTCCAGTCGCTGGCACAGAATCTGGTGGTGAACCCGAGTTTTGAGAACACTTCAAGCAACTGTGCAAACACAGGAGGAGAAGGATTCTTCACAGATCTGGTAGGAACGTGGGACAATGCGAGCAACAACCCCCAAGGCGATAGTTGCTCCTCTCCGGACCTTTTTTCTGCGTGCAATGTTCTTTTTGGCAACCCAACTGTTACCAATATGCCGCATTCCATGCTCGGATATCAGTATTCGCATACGGGCACTCACCACGCTGGTATCATTACTCACGAATCGCTGGATGAATACCGCGAGTACATTCAGGGACACACCTCTTCGCCACTTGTGGCCGGGCAGAGTTACTGCGTGAGCATGTACGTGAGTTTGGCAAACAGCGTCATGTATGCCTCTGATAACTTGGGGATCTATTTCGGAAATACGCCCTACATGCGGAATCCTTGTCCGGGACAAAGCAATTCGGCCATTTATGTTACTCCGCAATTGAATTACGACTGTGGCGCTATCACAGATACGGCAAATTGGGTGCGTTTGCAGTGGAACTACGTAGCCACCGGTGGTGAACAATACTTCATGATCGGGAACTTCTTCAATAATGCCAATACCACGATTGTCAACAATCCGGGTGGTACGTTCATCAATCCGTATGCCTACTACTACATAGACGATGTAAGCATTGAGGCTACCAGCAGCTGCTGCCATGCAGATATCAGTCCTGTAGAAG
It contains:
- a CDS encoding N-acetyltransferase; the protein is MKFNGINVRISPLAKLGKNVRIGDDTVIYDHVVIGDNTTIANNCVIGEPTSDYYRTEEYENPTTEIGPDSLIRSHSIIYAGVSIGSDFETGHRVTIREASVIGNHCRIGTGSDLQGFLEMGNHCHLHSNVHLCQYSTLRDFVFIYPNVVLANDTHPPTEMVKGPTIHSYTQVGIQSSIVGNVTIGENCLIGAHSLVLESFDDSSQLFGSPAKWIADVRDLTDDNGQPLYPWKDRFMRGMPWADE
- the rimK gene encoding 30S ribosomal protein S6--L-glutamate ligase; the protein is MKIAVLSRNPKLYSTKRLVEAGGKRGHEMLVVDHAKCDIIIEKKRPHIIYQGEELTGIDAVIPRIGASITFYGTAVVRQFEMMKVFSAVESQALVRSRDKLRSLQILSRAGLGLPKTAFTNYSKNVSEVINQVGGAPCVIKLLEGTQGVGVVLAETQSAAESVLEAFNGLQARVIVQQFVKEAGGADIRAFVVDGVVVGAMKRQGKEGEFRSNLHRGGTASVYELTDDEENTALKAARVMGLGVAGVDMLQSKSGPMIMEVNSSPGLEGIENATGKNIAGSIIRYIERNV
- a CDS encoding oligosaccharide flippase family protein, which codes for MQRKFLSNLAFLLFLNLLVKPFWIFGIDRVVQNEVGAEAYGSYFALFNFALILNILLDLGISNFNNRNISQHQHLLGKYFPRIVALRLLLAIAYFIICLLAAWFLHYSEAQLQMLGLLCFNQFLLSFILFLRSNISGLHLFKIDSTISILDRLLMIVSCGWILWAGNRTQPFQIEWFVYLQTASYAITALAALGVILKYGNGFSFGWNLSILRVILKQSLPFALLILLMSIYGRIDSVLIERLLPDGKTQSGIYAQAFRLLDASNMMAYLFAGLLLPMFSRMIKLKEDVVPLVRVSMKLILIPAFTLGIICLFHGRELMGLMYHEHAEEAATVLATLMFSLIPMAGVYVVGTLLTANGSLRHLNTIALVTVVVSVVFNLIFIPKYGAYGAAITCLTTQTIGFLLQLAVGIRTFRMKLTGSFAMLAGASLLVAVSAYFLRSQSWQVAAILTLVVGGILTLASTATELKTIRESVS
- the yaaA gene encoding peroxide stress protein YaaA, which translates into the protein MITVISPAKKLDYASETCTEEFTIPEGLDRSAQLINKLQKTSKKQIGELMDLSTNLVNLNAERYANWTPDFTEGETRQAILAFKGDVYQGMKNEELTPTDLKYAQDHLRILSGLHGLLRPLDLIKPYRLEMGTKLSVRGKKDLYGFWGDEITNRLNAALEASGNDTLCNLASGEYFKAVNTKKLKGKVITPVFKDLKNGQLKVIFLYAKQARGMMTGYILRNRINKAEDLKNFSDGGYCFDENLSDGETWVFTR
- a CDS encoding YbaB/EbfC family nucleoid-associated protein, giving the protein MFDKMKQLQQMKEQMDAAKERMDNISVKGECQGVTVISSGNRKIKEVIIPKEIYENADNEEIAELVLMATNQALANAEGVFESEMRGMAGGMMGGLGLF
- a CDS encoding Zn-dependent hydrolase, whose protein sequence is MKKLSYLILSAALVAGCKQAPKQEQPQEEKPTTPDYSNVYTEFTLTTDVSQLTEDEKAVIPILIEAAKIMDGLFWQEAYGDKDALLSSIADAQLRSYAEINYGPWDRLDGDKPFIDGVGEKPLGSGFYPTDMTKEEFESWDNADKTSLYTFVKRDAEGKLQTEWYHERFAEQVNRAADLLDSAATITKEKEFRKYLTERAKALRSDEYYTSDIAWMDMTQNGLDCIIGPIENYEDKLYNYKAAHEAYVLVKDKEWTKRLAKYAALLPKLQEGLPVPLEYKTEKPGRDSQLGAYDVVYYAGDCNAGSKTIAVNLPNDENVQLEKGTRRLQLKNAMRAKYDKILVDIAKELIVEDQLKHITFEAFFGNTMFHEVAHGLGIKNTLSGKGTVREALQEEFSALEEGKADILGLYMVTELYEMGEITEGTVMDNYVTFLAGIFRSVRFGASSAHGRANMVRFNYFKEHGAFTKEHGKYRVNFERMQEAMNSLSELILKLQGDGDKEGVINLMDVMGNVPQDLQADLDRLKEANIPVDVVFNQGTQVLGL
- a CDS encoding glycosyltransferase — its product is MRIAVNTRLLLKGKLEGLGRFTAETLRHMTAAHPEHEFFFIFDRAYDEEFVFSKNVTPVVVAPPARHPVLWHVWFELSLPKVLKRLKPDLFLSPDGFLSLRSDVVSLPVIHDLNFVHNPQDLARSHAWFYNRYFWQYAQKAKRIATVSEFSKHDIAKQYNIPLEKIDVVYNGVSERFSPINEEQKRAVRNTWTAGTPYFIYVGSIHQRKNIERMLAAYDQFRKEQETPFKFVLVGNRKWWTDSMQHALDAMEHKDEVIFAGRVSDEDLNGLLSAAVANVYVSTFEGFGIPIIEAFQAEVPVITANTTSMPEIAGDAALVVDPYDVAAITNAMLEVSNSEALRKQLIASGKERAKLFTWQRTANLLWESIEATVAS